The Falco cherrug isolate bFalChe1 chromosome 3, bFalChe1.pri, whole genome shotgun sequence genome segment ACAAATTCTGCTAGGGGACACCTGTTCTGAAGGAGGCTGCCAgttcctccccctcctccaccaTCAAttactttgattaaaaaaaaatactaccttCAGCCATAAATCTGGTGTTAATCACAGCCATGCACTGCAATTACCAAAACCAAGAGAACTCTTAATTACCAGTAAGCTTTGTGAAAGTTACTTGGCAAATCAGATACCCGTTTCCAAGATTAACAGGGCAGAAGCATGCTAATAAAAGTTGTAACGCTTTGCAAAATATCCTATTGATGTGAGAGACTACATGAAGATGTAAGTCGGGACTCAGGCACGCAGattaagattttctttatttattgaAGTATTACTCTTGTAATTAAAATGCTTCTTCTCAAATAAGAAATAGAactttaattataaaatttGTTTATACTGAAACATAAAAGCATGATACTTCTAACAAATTTACATGTTCATGTAACTTTCCTTACACATCTGTTTCCCTTATATTAAGTATTTAATTATCTGACTCAGTTAGTATGCACATacatttttgaagtatttggtcatggttttttttttttttttttatgatatgCAGAgaatgctttttattaaaaaccaaCAATGCAAGTTATTTTACTGAGTAAAAAATGCAGTCATCATTTTTAGCTTAGTGAATCACCATAAACTAAATCTAGAATGATTTTGGGCCACTGTGTACGTTAGATATCAAATACAAGGTCAGTGTCTCCAATAACATCAAGTTTAACGACGTTAAGTTTATTTGCACTCAGgtactgacattttttttccagagttttcAATCCAGTTTATAATTAAAGACATTCTCTATACAAACTATGTATTATTTCATGACAACATGACAAAATGCATCAAGTATGTACATCATACCTCAGTGTGATTGAGCTATTTAACCATGTTTTAGGAAATgcaaccttttcttttttatttaagcatCCGAAACTCAAAAAAGACCAAGAAAATTGGCAAGCAATGTGTTCCTGTGTTGTTTCAACTTCAAATTAAATGCTTACCTGAAATCTTTTAGTTCTTGCTTTGTACTGCTTtcatctcttttgttttctgctgcctctgcatttGCCGCCTGCTGCAGGCTTCGTGTAATAGGTCCTCCGATCCTCTCTCTAGATTTTACAGTGAATCTGTCTGCCTTTTTCTTACTCGCCACAGCAGATTTACTTGGCAAAACAGCTTTATTATTCCTCTGTATTCTGACGTGCAATTTCCGGGATGCTTTGCTCGAGATTCCAGAGGAACTGTTCTTAGCGACCACCTTAGTTTTTTTCCCATCAACATGGGACATTCTGGACACTCTTACTGGACTAGAGTTCCTCAATGACGAAGACGAATTTGGCTTTTTAGATCGAATAGGAGGTACAAATTTAACGTTTTGTTTTGATCTGAAGGATGCAGAGGGAAGCTGGATTTGTGCAGGTCCTGAGGTTCGCGCTCTTGTCTTGCCCAGGTGCGGCTGCATGCTCTGCATTTTGATTTCTGCATCTGCTGTTCGCCTACGCTGGCTGTTGCCTTTTTCACTGCTTGCAGGTGAAGaacttgcacttttttttgAAGAATTCTTTTtagaggaaggagagatgggTTTTTTGGGACAGCTGTATGACGCATGTTTGTTCAAACTTCCAATGTAAGTAAACTCTCTATTACAGTAGGGGCAGATGTGAGAGTCTGACTCGGATGGATTACTCCTCAGTTCTGCCTTCTGCTGggcagatttctttttttgcaagatAGCTTTCTGGACAagctggtttttctttttcaatgcacttatttttagtttatttgaGGACATTTTGCTCATCTCAACATTGAAATTAAGTCTTTTTGGCTGACCCATTCTTCTGAAGGCATTCTTTGCAGGGCCAGCTATAACAACCATGCCATTCTTAGGCTGCACTGTCTGTTTCAGTggtactggattttttttaggCGTGTATCTCTTTTTATCACTGGCAGATGCACAGGCCAGTATGTGTTTGTGCAACTCAGGCATGTTATCAACACTTTTCCCACATTTTGTGCATCGAATGGCAGTTGTAAAAGTCTGTGGAATATTATGGGTAGTGAAGTTTGTTGCAGTAACTCCAATACCCATAGGATTACGATGGTGATACTGAAATGGAGGTGGTTTAAAGCTTGGGTAGTGCTGGTTGAGGCCCATACGAACATCTGGATCTTTAGATTTTACTCCAGAAGCCATTATTTTTATGGTAGTATAAAGCTCTTCGGAGGAATCATTTAGatcttcatcttcctcctctttaGAAGCTTCCAAAGAATCTTCTGGCAGGCTCTGCATGTGCTCCACATTTGCCTTACTGGGGTCAGTAAAATTCTGGGGTCTTAAAGTCCCGCTTTCAAACTCATGATGTGTGCACTCTTTGTCTGGGTGGAGATCCCGCTGATGCTGTTGCAAATTgcacaaaaaagcaaattcctTTTTACAGACCGAGCAAACAAAGATATTTCCTACTCCATGAAGCAGAAAGCGATGTTCTGACAAGTCAGTTTTATCCCTAAAAAGCTGTACACAGAATTCACATTTGAAGGGCCATTCTTCAGCATGAACGGATAAATGCTTCGTTAGGtctttaatggaaagaaaaggtgacTCACAGACATTGCACACAAAGCTTTTATTGAATGTTTCCTGCACAACTCCCAATTCACTGGACATATGAGGatcttctcttgctttctgttgtccattttcagcttcttcctGTTTTATTACGGGGAGAGTATTTTCAAGATTATCAGCAGAGGAAACAACAGAAGAAACTACAGAAAGAGGAGGTGGAGACGGAGAtgaagaagatgaagaggaggagaaagaggaggcagaggaggaggcagatgAGGAAGAGAGTGTAGGAGGACCAGgtgaagcagcagaaggaagaggtTCAACAGAAGGAACAGGAGATGGAGAAGGAGAAACTGTAGGTGAAAGAACTGGTAGCGGGGACTGGGTAGTAGTGTTAGAAAGCGGCGATGGACATGAAGACGTGTTAGTGGCACTGACAGAGACATCTGGAATTGATAATGGCATTGTTGGAAGAAGGGGAGGAGGTGACGTCGCAACTGTTaacacaggcaggcagggcggtGGGGAAGGAGGATTGGTTGGTGTTAACAAAGGAGGCAGCTGGCACATGGAGGGTACAGCAGATGCCTGTGGAGCAGGAGAAACAGAGGAACTAAGGGGCTGAGTGTCAACAGAAGACGATGCAGATAAGCTGGGATCTGCGTCAGGTTCTGCCTGAGGCTCCAGGGATTTGCTAGGGCTCACACTCCTGTTGCCACCGAGCGTGCTGTCTGTGGCTGCATCCGTTCCATTGTACTCATTCAGCAGAACCTTCTGTAACATGCAAGTTGTTGGCTTCTTCTTTTTAACACCACTACAGGTTGGCTGTATGGAATTTTCTTTGTATTCCCTAATTTCAGCATCACTGCAAGGCTTCTTATGCACACTTAAGTCTAAAACAGATTCCCAGGGAACCTGATTCTTATTTTTGACATCAGACCTTTGTTTCACACCACTAGATAAATCCAGCGGCTGCTGGTTGCACACATTGCCAAAAGTCGGAGCTGCTGTCCAGTCTTTTGATAATTTATAGTCTTCAAAGCAAAGAGGGCTCAAagtctctttttcctcccttccagtCAAGCTCCAAGCAGGTGAGCTGCTGTGGCTTTCTAACTTTGGCATTTTTGAACTCCGAACATTGTCATTCCATGCAGTTTTTCCCTCACCTGATTTGACAAAGTCTCGAAGTACTGGACTGTGCTGCGGAGAACTGGGAGGAGAACTCGTCCTTCTTTTAAATCTACTGGATCCAGGAGGCAAAATAGGCGAAGATGTAACAGAAGGTCCTAGTTTGGGGATTTCACTTGATGGAGTTATTTTCTTACTGTCCTGTGTCTGAAGAAGCTGTTTTAGTTTTGATGACAAATAAACacctttttctttatgaaaaggTAAGCTTTCTGTTGAAATGCTAAGAGGAAGATTTAAAGAACTAGTCGGAGTTATAGGTTCTGGGtctatttcagtttttatttttggtacAAGAGGAGGGCTGGCAGTTCTCCTCTTTTTGGATTCATTGCTCCCACTGCTAGAGGGTTCCTTAGGAGGTTCATTCACATGTGTTTGCGTAACCTTTAAGTTTGGGGAAATCTCCACTGTGACTGGACTGATTATACAATTTAGTCCATATAAATCTGCAGAGTTGGACTCCATCTGAATCACATCGCAATTGCTAGTGCTGCTGTTGGACTGAATTTTACCATCAATGTAATAATTTAAGTTTTCAGAGATATTACTGGAAATATCCATAATATAGACATCATCTACTTCACCTTCCTCTTCTATTTCTGTACTTGCAATATACACACTCTGGACTGGCGGGGCCTGCTCGGTCTGAAGTGGCGGCTCTTCGGTGAAGAATCCTTTTCTTCTGACACCTTTGGGAATAAGATGACGCTCATGAACCCTACGCTGATGCCTCCGCATGTTGGTGTGAGTTCCAAAAACCTTTTTGCAGTATTTGCATGGATGCAA includes the following:
- the PRDM2 gene encoding PR domain zinc finger protein 2 isoform X5, yielding MNQNTTAPTVAVETLDDVPEHVLRGLPEDVRLFPSAVDKTRLGVWATKSILKGKKFGPFVGDKKKRSQVKSNVYMWEVYYPNLGWMCVDATDPEKGNWLRYINWARSGKEQNLFPLEINRTIYYKSLKPIAPGEELLVWYNGEDDPEIAAAIEEERASARSRRHSPKAKKGYWRWRWLRNVAGGANGYFGLTWAEEEECRGVGYTLVSMQIRKKKTQEGKNKGKKAADTKQKKADLDSTSADMRDSKEGHKEEDEAPSVSAVLSLEQTAVIQEMVNQDVLPKLMIPSPTSEPQMVTEDKQGDAINCTSDDLDDDDEEEDEEEEDEEEIEDTSMPKENAEMPLICEEKLDSMEEQKSTSEESPESSPKKKLVVKIPKSRGESNGDVQEAFMFPCRHCERKFTTKQGLERHMHIHISTLNHAFRCRYCGKAFGTQINRRRHERRHEARPKRKPFLTLTSSQHLDNVADNQVLVDDGLKDDLNVSGLVQDSVILDSEKASQEMSNSAFAEENKEPKELHPCKYCKKVFGTHTNMRRHQRRVHERHLIPKGVRRKGFFTEEPPLQTEQAPPVQSVYIASTEIEEEGEVDDVYIMDISSNISENLNYYIDGKIQSNSSTSNCDVIQMESNSADLYGLNCIISPVTVEISPNLKVTQTHVNEPPKEPSSSGSNESKKRRTASPPLVPKIKTEIDPEPITPTSSLNLPLSISTESLPFHKEKGVYLSSKLKQLLQTQDSKKITPSSEIPKLGPSVTSSPILPPGSSRFKRRTSSPPSSPQHSPVLRDFVKSGEGKTAWNDNVRSSKMPKLESHSSSPAWSLTGREEKETLSPLCFEDYKLSKDWTAAPTFGNVCNQQPLDLSSGVKQRSDVKNKNQVPWESVLDLSVHKKPCSDAEIREYKENSIQPTCSGVKKKKPTTCMLQKVLLNEYNGTDAATDSTLGGNRSVSPSKSLEPQAEPDADPSLSASSSVDTQPLSSSVSPAPQASAVPSMCQLPPLLTPTNPPSPPPCLPVLTVATSPPPLLPTMPLSIPDVSVSATNTSSCPSPLSNTTTQSPLPVLSPTVSPSPSPVPSVEPLPSAASPGPPTLSSSSASSSASSFSSSSSSSSPSPPPLSVVSSVVSSADNLENTLPVIKQEEAENGQQKAREDPHMSSELGVVQETFNKSFVCNVCESPFLSIKDLTKHLSVHAEEWPFKCEFCVQLFRDKTDLSEHRFLLHGVGNIFVCSVCKKEFAFLCNLQQHQRDLHPDKECTHHEFESGTLRPQNFTDPSKANVEHMQSLPEDSLEASKEEEDEDLNDSSEELYTTIKIMASGVKSKDPDVRMGLNQHYPSFKPPPFQYHHRNPMGIGVTATNFTTHNIPQTFTTAIRCTKCGKSVDNMPELHKHILACASASDKKRYTPKKNPVPLKQTVQPKNGMVVIAGPAKNAFRRMGQPKRLNFNVEMSKMSSNKLKISALKKKNQLVQKAILQKKKSAQQKAELRSNPSESDSHICPYCNREFTYIGSLNKHASYSCPKKPISPSSKKNSSKKSASSSPASSEKGNSQRRRTADAEIKMQSMQPHLGKTRARTSGPAQIQLPSASFRSKQNVKFVPPIRSKKPNSSSSLRNSSPVRVSRMSHVDGKKTKVVAKNSSSGISSKASRKLHVRIQRNNKAVLPSKSAVASKKKADRFTVKSRERIGGPITRSLQQAANAEAAENKRDESSTKQELKDFRNLL